One Microbacterium marinum genomic window carries:
- a CDS encoding M13 family metallopeptidase produces MTENTLPSGIRLDELSESVRPQDDLFRHVNGSWLDRTEIPEDKARWGSFHLIAEQAEDDVKVIIEESQTAEPGTEARKIGDLYTSFMDTDAIEAKGAEAIAPQLTFVDRVTDIPGLLHTVGVLEREGVGGVFGTYIEPDPGNPQRYVTFIVQGGLSLPDESYYRLDDFEGTRAAFRTYVATMLSLAGVADAEAQADRVLALETELASHHWDNVRSRDAVATYNLMTWDAAVALAGVDLAPWRDAVAPGRAEAIAEVNVYQPSFLEGLGSLLIEERLEDWKAWLRLHVIRASAPFLSQAFVDANFAFYGTELTGVPVNRARWKRGVSLVEAALGEAVGKVYVERHFPPQAKTEMDELVANLIEAYRQSITGLEWMTPATRERALEKLDSFTPKVGYPVKWKDYSDLEITASDLTGNVRRSNAWEHDRQLAKLGAPIDRDEWFMTPQTVNAYYNPLMNEIVFPAAILQFPFFDLERDAAANYGGIGAVIGHEIGHGFDDQGSAFDGTGALNDWWTDEDRAAFTERTSALIEQYNALVPQGLADDHTVNGALTIGENIGDLGGLGIAIKAYRLHLASTGSSDPDGPVVDGFTGIQRLLLSWGQIWQQKARDAEAIRLLTIDPHSPNEFRCNQIVRNVDEFYTAFGVTESDALWLDEDKRVTIW; encoded by the coding sequence ATGACCGAGAACACCCTCCCCTCCGGCATCCGTCTCGACGAGCTGAGCGAGAGCGTGCGTCCGCAGGACGACCTCTTCCGCCACGTGAACGGGTCGTGGCTCGACCGCACCGAGATCCCCGAGGACAAGGCGCGCTGGGGGTCGTTCCACCTCATCGCCGAGCAGGCCGAGGACGACGTCAAGGTCATCATCGAGGAGTCGCAGACAGCGGAGCCCGGGACGGAAGCCCGGAAGATCGGTGATCTGTACACGAGCTTCATGGACACCGACGCGATCGAGGCGAAGGGCGCCGAGGCGATCGCCCCGCAGCTGACCTTCGTCGACCGGGTGACCGACATTCCGGGGCTGCTGCACACCGTCGGCGTCCTCGAGCGCGAAGGCGTGGGCGGGGTGTTCGGGACCTACATCGAGCCCGATCCCGGCAACCCGCAGCGCTACGTCACGTTCATCGTCCAGGGAGGGCTCTCACTCCCCGACGAGAGCTACTACCGCCTTGATGACTTCGAGGGCACCCGTGCAGCCTTCCGCACCTACGTCGCCACCATGCTGTCGTTGGCGGGAGTCGCCGACGCCGAGGCGCAGGCCGACCGGGTGCTCGCGCTCGAGACCGAGCTCGCGTCGCATCACTGGGACAACGTCCGCAGCCGTGACGCCGTCGCGACCTACAACCTGATGACGTGGGATGCCGCGGTCGCGCTCGCCGGCGTCGACCTGGCACCGTGGCGCGACGCCGTCGCCCCCGGCCGGGCTGAGGCGATCGCCGAGGTCAACGTGTACCAGCCGAGCTTCCTCGAGGGGCTCGGATCGCTGCTCATCGAGGAGCGGCTCGAGGACTGGAAGGCGTGGCTGCGTCTGCATGTGATCCGCGCGTCGGCGCCGTTCCTGTCGCAGGCGTTCGTCGACGCGAACTTCGCGTTCTACGGCACCGAGCTGACCGGCGTCCCCGTCAACCGGGCGCGGTGGAAGCGCGGCGTCTCGCTCGTCGAGGCCGCCCTCGGCGAGGCCGTCGGCAAGGTGTACGTCGAGCGGCACTTCCCGCCGCAGGCGAAGACGGAGATGGATGAGTTGGTCGCGAACCTCATCGAGGCGTACCGGCAGTCCATCACCGGTCTCGAGTGGATGACGCCCGCCACCCGCGAGCGTGCCCTCGAGAAGCTCGACAGCTTCACCCCCAAGGTCGGCTACCCCGTGAAGTGGAAGGACTACAGCGACCTCGAGATCACGGCATCCGACCTCACCGGCAACGTCCGCCGCTCGAACGCGTGGGAGCACGACCGTCAGCTCGCCAAGCTCGGCGCCCCCATCGACCGCGACGAGTGGTTCATGACGCCCCAGACGGTCAACGCGTACTACAACCCCCTCATGAACGAGATCGTGTTCCCGGCGGCGATCCTTCAGTTCCCGTTCTTCGACCTCGAGCGGGATGCCGCGGCGAACTACGGCGGCATCGGCGCGGTCATCGGCCACGAGATCGGCCATGGCTTCGACGACCAGGGGAGCGCCTTCGACGGCACCGGCGCCCTGAACGACTGGTGGACCGACGAGGACCGCGCGGCGTTCACCGAGCGCACGAGCGCGCTCATCGAGCAGTACAACGCGCTCGTCCCGCAGGGGCTCGCCGATGACCACACCGTCAACGGCGCCCTGACGATCGGCGAGAACATCGGCGACCTCGGCGGCCTCGGCATCGCGATCAAGGCGTACCGTCTTCACCTGGCCTCGACCGGGTCGTCCGACCCCGACGGTCCCGTGGTCGATGGATTCACCGGCATCCAGCGCCTGCTGCTGAGCTGGGGACAGATCTGGCAGCAGAAGGCTCGCGACGCCGAGGCGATCCGGCTCCTCACGATCGACCCGCACTCGCCGAACGAGTTCCGGTGCAACCAGATCGTCCGCAACGTCGACGAGTTCTACACCGCGTTCGGGGTCACCGAGTCCGACGCGCTGTGGCTCGACGAGGACAAGCGCGTCACCATCTGGTGA
- a CDS encoding 2'-5' RNA ligase family protein, with protein sequence MRGAPVVSIELLLDEATERAVRAEWEALAAAGLSSLAAHTAPSNRPHVTLLVRPELGPFAVAERAAFPVVLGAPMLFGAGDRRVLARAVLPSAELLELHAAVHAAAGSGAPHAAEGVSLAVAGADAPHTSPGEWMPHVTLARRLKVADLERALPLLGGELHGRALSLRRWDAASATVTDLGGFPD encoded by the coding sequence ATGCGCGGCGCGCCGGTCGTCAGTATCGAGCTGCTGCTCGACGAGGCGACTGAGCGCGCCGTGCGCGCGGAGTGGGAGGCACTCGCCGCGGCGGGCCTGTCAAGCCTCGCCGCGCACACGGCGCCGAGCAACCGGCCGCACGTGACGCTGCTGGTGCGGCCTGAGCTGGGGCCGTTCGCTGTCGCCGAGCGTGCGGCGTTCCCGGTCGTGCTCGGCGCCCCGATGCTGTTCGGTGCCGGTGACCGTCGGGTGCTGGCGCGAGCGGTGCTGCCGTCTGCGGAGTTGCTCGAGCTCCACGCCGCGGTGCATGCCGCCGCCGGGTCTGGCGCGCCGCACGCCGCGGAGGGCGTGTCGCTCGCCGTGGCGGGCGCCGATGCGCCGCACACCAGCCCTGGGGAGTGGATGCCGCACGTCACCCTCGCGCGCCGCCTGAAGGTGGCCGACCTCGAGCGCGCGCTGCCCCTGCTCGGCGGCGAGCTGCACGGCCGCGCCCTCTCGCTGCGGCGGTGGGACGCGGCATCCGCCACCGTCACCGACCTCGGCGGTTTCCCCGACTGA
- a CDS encoding MerR family transcriptional regulator gives MLSIGEFARLAGVSVRMLRHYDQLGLLRPQRVDPFSGYRSYAASQLDRANRLVALKDLGFTLEQVGVMLDDGMPDVSLAGLLRTRREELAAQIDADRQRLREVETRLRSIEKEHPMSAFIETPLPELHLVQLAAKVSEMAQIEEEISGMFDRVNELIGRSGATRVGPGVAVYTDVEDGMIAAAAEQIGDAPVPDGLDAATVAAHPRALTVRLDGADLSGIQAAWQALVAEIERRGLRSDGPAREIYEQTPFDGPGARWTVDLQQPVA, from the coding sequence ATGTTGAGTATCGGAGAATTCGCCCGCCTCGCCGGCGTCTCGGTGCGGATGCTGCGTCACTACGACCAGCTCGGTCTGCTGCGCCCGCAGCGGGTCGACCCATTCTCGGGGTACCGCTCATACGCAGCGTCGCAGCTGGATCGCGCCAACCGGCTCGTCGCCCTGAAAGACCTCGGGTTCACCCTCGAGCAGGTCGGCGTGATGCTGGACGACGGGATGCCGGATGTGTCACTGGCCGGCCTGCTGCGAACGCGCCGCGAGGAGTTGGCGGCGCAGATCGACGCCGACCGGCAGCGTCTGCGCGAGGTCGAGACGAGACTTCGATCGATCGAGAAGGAGCATCCCATGTCCGCATTCATCGAGACCCCGCTGCCCGAACTGCATCTGGTGCAACTCGCCGCGAAGGTCAGCGAGATGGCGCAGATCGAGGAGGAGATCAGCGGCATGTTCGACCGCGTGAACGAGCTGATCGGACGGTCCGGCGCGACGCGCGTCGGGCCGGGCGTCGCTGTGTACACCGACGTCGAGGACGGCATGATCGCGGCCGCCGCCGAGCAGATCGGCGACGCTCCCGTGCCCGACGGGCTCGACGCCGCGACCGTGGCGGCGCACCCGCGCGCTCTGACCGTTCGTCTCGACGGCGCTGACCTCTCCGGCATCCAGGCGGCATGGCAAGCACTGGTCGCCGAGATCGAACGCCGCGGACTGCGCTCGGACGGCCCCGCGCGCGAGATCTACGAGCAGACGCCTTTCGACGGTCCCGGTGCTCGCTGGACCGTCGACCTGCAGCAGCCCGTCGCCTGA